From Halorubrum salinarum, one genomic window encodes:
- a CDS encoding M28 family peptidase: MADWIGETFCSDVGWNHLERLVDIGNRMAGTAGERRGAEATRDAFAAVGARNAHLEEFDLQGWERGSSSIVAPDEELDCIALPRSPTSEVTGELVDLGYGVPEDFEGVDVEGKLVMVASNAPAHYERFPHRTEKYYYAVENGAAGFVFRNHVDGDLAPTGSVGREHQPIGEIPAVGVSKEVGTRLARRYQGDTVTVSVDADIYDATSQNVHAELGPETDERVLVSSHVDSHDISEGAADNGAGTAMLVEIANALADREDVLDTRVEFVGFGAEEVGLCGSEYHDSVTDAENVKVIVNCDGVVGGRTLQAFTHTFDELVAALERVSDRFDHPVRILPEEGFRGDQWPLVRWGVPGYFVSGHRDTEGRGYGHTTADTLDKLESRNLREQAILLTALVTDLAREDVEIPHRMNADVAKSFEEEGKVEGIKIVGDWPYEFDSADEVL; this comes from the coding sequence ATGGCAGACTGGATCGGCGAAACGTTCTGTAGCGACGTCGGGTGGAACCACCTCGAGCGGCTCGTCGACATCGGGAACCGGATGGCCGGCACTGCGGGGGAGCGCCGCGGAGCCGAAGCGACCCGGGACGCGTTCGCGGCGGTCGGCGCCCGCAACGCCCACCTGGAGGAATTCGACCTCCAGGGGTGGGAGCGAGGGAGCAGTTCGATCGTCGCGCCCGACGAGGAACTGGACTGCATCGCGCTCCCACGGAGTCCGACGAGCGAAGTCACCGGCGAACTCGTCGACCTAGGCTACGGTGTCCCCGAGGACTTCGAGGGCGTCGACGTCGAGGGGAAGCTCGTCATGGTCGCCTCGAACGCCCCGGCCCACTACGAACGCTTCCCGCACCGGACGGAGAAGTACTACTACGCCGTCGAGAACGGCGCCGCGGGCTTTGTCTTCCGAAATCACGTCGACGGCGACCTCGCCCCGACTGGGAGCGTCGGTCGAGAGCACCAGCCGATCGGCGAGATTCCCGCGGTCGGCGTCAGCAAGGAGGTCGGGACGCGTCTCGCCAGACGGTACCAGGGCGACACCGTCACTGTCTCGGTGGACGCAGATATCTACGACGCGACGAGCCAGAACGTCCACGCCGAACTCGGCCCCGAAACCGACGAGCGAGTGCTGGTCAGCAGCCACGTCGACAGTCACGACATCTCGGAGGGGGCAGCCGACAACGGGGCGGGGACAGCGATGCTCGTGGAGATTGCGAACGCCCTCGCCGATCGCGAAGACGTGCTTGACACGCGTGTGGAGTTCGTCGGGTTCGGGGCCGAGGAGGTCGGTCTCTGCGGCTCGGAGTACCACGACAGCGTTACCGACGCAGAGAACGTGAAGGTGATCGTCAACTGCGACGGCGTTGTCGGCGGACGGACACTACAGGCCTTCACGCACACGTTCGACGAACTGGTGGCTGCCCTGGAGCGCGTTTCTGACCGATTCGACCACCCCGTACGGATCCTCCCCGAAGAGGGGTTCCGCGGCGACCAGTGGCCGCTGGTCCGCTGGGGCGTCCCGGGGTATTTTGTCTCGGGCCACCGCGACACGGAGGGGCGCGGCTACGGGCACACGACTGCCGACACGCTCGATAAACTGGAGTCTCGGAATCTCCGCGAGCAAGCCATACTCCTGACAGCGCTGGTGACCGACCTCGCTCGCGAGGACGTCGAGATCCCGCACCGAATGAATGCTGATGTGGCGAAGTCGTTCGAGGAAGAGGGGAAAGTTGAGGGAATCAAGATCGTCGGCGACTGGCCCTACGAGTTCGACAGTGCGGACGAAGTGCTGTAA
- the hutI gene encoding imidazolonepropionase, with translation MTVDLLLHDASEVLVDPDEQLENASVVVDDGEVVATGPATEIEREYPRENASRTVDASGRAVIPGFVDSHTHALFAGDRSDEFAAKLRGKTYQEILAEGGGIHRTVEAVREASRETLLDNLLAELDVLLAHGTTTVEVKSGYGLDLDIELLMLDVIAEADDRHPVDVVATFMGAHAVPRQEDADEYVDRVVDEFLPAVTEQGVASFNDVFCDEGAFTVEQSRRVLEAGAEYGLTPKIHAEELVRTGAAQLAADVGAASADHLLMATREDVEALYEAGVTPVFLPGTAFGLDTEYAHADEFLAVADEMGVDAPAIAIASDLNPNCYAQSMGFASTLACVGMKLPPMDALAAATVGGARALNRSDGLGTLREGAPADVAVVDAPTAVHVPYNFGVNTVDTVIKGGRVVHE, from the coding sequence ATGACGGTCGACCTCCTGCTCCACGACGCCAGCGAGGTTCTTGTCGACCCGGACGAACAGCTCGAGAACGCGAGCGTGGTCGTCGACGACGGCGAGGTGGTGGCCACTGGGCCGGCGACCGAGATCGAGCGAGAGTATCCCCGCGAGAACGCGTCCCGAACGGTCGATGCGTCGGGACGCGCTGTGATCCCGGGGTTCGTCGACTCGCACACCCACGCGCTGTTCGCCGGGGACCGGTCCGACGAGTTCGCGGCGAAATTGCGGGGGAAGACGTACCAGGAGATCCTGGCCGAGGGTGGCGGCATCCACCGGACTGTGGAGGCAGTCCGCGAGGCCTCGCGGGAGACGCTGCTCGACAACCTCCTCGCCGAACTCGACGTGCTGCTGGCCCACGGGACGACGACGGTCGAGGTGAAGTCCGGCTACGGGCTCGACCTCGACATCGAGTTGCTGATGCTCGACGTGATCGCCGAGGCGGACGACCGCCACCCGGTCGACGTGGTCGCGACGTTCATGGGCGCCCACGCAGTCCCCCGGCAGGAAGACGCCGACGAGTACGTGGATCGAGTAGTCGACGAGTTCCTGCCGGCCGTCACCGAGCAAGGCGTCGCGTCGTTCAACGACGTGTTTTGCGACGAGGGGGCATTCACCGTCGAGCAATCCCGGCGTGTCCTCGAAGCCGGCGCCGAGTACGGGCTGACGCCGAAGATCCACGCCGAGGAGCTTGTCCGGACCGGCGCGGCACAGCTGGCCGCGGATGTCGGCGCCGCGAGCGCGGACCACCTGCTGATGGCGACCCGTGAGGACGTCGAAGCCCTCTATGAGGCGGGCGTCACGCCGGTGTTCCTCCCGGGAACAGCGTTCGGACTGGACACCGAGTACGCCCACGCGGACGAGTTCCTCGCGGTCGCCGACGAGATGGGGGTCGACGCACCCGCGATCGCGATCGCGTCTGACCTCAACCCCAACTGCTACGCACAGAGCATGGGCTTCGCGAGCACGCTCGCCTGCGTCGGGATGAAGCTACCGCCGATGGACGCATTGGCCGCCGCGACCGTGGGCGGGGCCCGCGCGCTGAACCGCTCGGACGGGCTCGGGACACTCCGGGAGGGCGCGCCTGCCGACGTCGCGGTCGTCGACGCGCCGACCGCAGTCCACGTCCCCTATAACTTCGGCGTGAACACCGTCGACACGGTGATCAAGGGAGGTCGTGTGGTCCATGAGTGA
- the hutH gene encoding histidine ammonia-lyase, producing the protein MSDVILDGGSLTPAAVEAVARDGATVNVAESARERLRESRARVEDVMATDEAVYGLNTGFGSLVNERIPDDDIRSLQTNLIRSHASGAGRYLTPEEVRAMMVSRVNSLVKGYSGIREVVVDHLVTMLNEGVNPAVRSRGSLGASGDLAPLAHMSLVLLGEGEVLDGDDHVDGETALVQAGLDPLELEPKEGLALINGTQLTTGLAALFVVDADRVLEAADAAGALTTEVTMGTTASCDAAIQAVRPHDGQRATAERIKRLTAGSEIVESHRNCDRVQDAYSVRCLPQVHGAVRDAVGHLRSAVETELNSATDNPLVFSSDRVDSRSSGGESVAVLSGGNFHGEPLALRLDYAVNALTELATISERRTNRMLDPNLQEDHLTPYLANNPGLESGFMIAQYTAASLVNELRSLGSPSTDNTPVSGGQEDHVSMSGQSALHARTAVENAVTVVAVELLAGTRASEFVDDGLAHGAGTGTVRELLRSTVRQWDGDRPLDDDVAVVADLIQRGDLETHLTQRLSED; encoded by the coding sequence ATGAGTGACGTAATTCTCGACGGCGGGTCGCTGACGCCGGCAGCGGTGGAAGCGGTTGCACGGGACGGGGCGACGGTGAACGTCGCCGAGTCAGCCCGTGAGCGTCTCCGCGAGTCGCGGGCCCGCGTCGAGGACGTTATGGCGACCGACGAGGCGGTGTACGGGCTGAACACCGGCTTCGGCTCCCTCGTCAACGAGCGAATTCCGGACGACGACATCCGGAGTCTCCAGACGAACCTGATCCGTAGCCACGCCTCCGGGGCCGGACGGTACCTGACGCCCGAGGAGGTCCGGGCGATGATGGTTTCGCGCGTGAACTCGCTGGTGAAGGGCTACTCGGGTATCCGTGAGGTCGTCGTGGACCACCTCGTGACGATGTTGAACGAGGGTGTCAACCCGGCCGTCCGGTCGCGCGGGAGTCTCGGCGCAAGCGGCGACCTCGCCCCCCTGGCCCACATGTCGCTCGTCCTCCTCGGCGAGGGCGAGGTGCTCGACGGCGACGACCACGTCGACGGCGAGACCGCGTTGGTGCAGGCGGGCCTCGACCCACTCGAACTCGAACCGAAGGAGGGGTTGGCACTCATCAACGGAACACAACTGACGACCGGGCTCGCGGCACTGTTCGTCGTCGACGCCGACCGCGTCCTCGAGGCGGCCGACGCCGCCGGCGCCCTGACAACGGAGGTGACGATGGGCACGACCGCGAGCTGTGACGCCGCGATCCAGGCGGTTCGCCCGCACGACGGCCAGCGCGCGACTGCCGAGCGGATCAAGCGGTTGACGGCCGGCTCCGAAATCGTCGAGTCCCACCGCAACTGTGACCGGGTCCAGGACGCCTACTCCGTCCGGTGTCTCCCGCAGGTCCACGGCGCTGTCCGCGACGCAGTCGGCCACCTGCGGTCGGCCGTGGAGACGGAGCTGAACAGCGCGACGGACAACCCGCTCGTCTTTTCCTCGGACCGCGTGGACAGCCGGTCGAGCGGAGGCGAGTCTGTGGCGGTCCTCTCTGGGGGGAACTTCCACGGCGAACCGCTCGCGCTACGGCTCGATTACGCCGTCAACGCGCTGACCGAGCTTGCCACCATCTCGGAGCGACGGACAAACCGGATGCTCGACCCGAACCTACAGGAGGACCACCTGACGCCGTATCTCGCGAACAACCCGGGTCTGGAGTCGGGTTTCATGATCGCCCAGTACACCGCGGCATCGCTCGTGAACGAACTCAGGTCGCTAGGGTCGCCGTCGACGGACAACACGCCGGTCAGCGGAGGGCAGGAGGACCATGTGAGCATGAGCGGCCAGAGTGCGCTCCACGCGAGAACCGCCGTCGAGAACGCGGTGACCGTCGTCGCCGTCGAACTCCTCGCCGGGACTCGTGCGAGTGAGTTCGTCGACGACGGGCTCGCACACGGGGCTGGAACGGGGACCGTCCGCGAACTCCTTCGTTCGACGGTGCGCCAGTGGGACGGTGACCGACCCCTGGACGATGATGTCGCGGTGGTCGCAGACCTGATCCAGCGTGGTGATCTCGAGACCCACCTCACCCAGCGACTCTCGGAGGATTGA
- the hutU gene encoding urocanate hydratase: MDESSGRENRIGDPSDQWRTYQGAPTGTDIECEGWRQEAALRLLNNNLDPEVAEDPENLVVYGGTGRAARSWDAYDALLEEFRNLADEETLLVQSGKPVGKFTTHERAPRVLIANSNLVGNWDNWDHFHELEAEGKIMYGQMTAGSWAYIGTQGIIQGTYETLATAGREHFDGTLEGAIVATGGLGGMGGAQPLAVTMNHGVCIAAEVDEDRIDRRLETGYVQEKTDDLDEAIEAASAAAERGEAYSVGVHMNAADMLEGMLERGFVPDIVTDQTSAHDELEGYYPAGYTVDEADELRQSDPDTYVKKSMDTMARHVAAILEMQDRGAIAFEYGNNIRGQVEDHRGSVTTSTGTEHDPFDFPGFVPEYIRPLFCQGKGPFRWLALSGEEEDIYRTDEAVKELFPEKSALHRWIDLAQERVQFQGLPSRVCWLGYGASETPVASRNGGGETAGDKERLTERARFALRINELVREGEIAGPIVVTRDHLDAGSVASPNRETEAMNDGTDAVADWPILNALLNTAAGADIVSVHDGGGVGIGNAIHANNHVVLDGTDLAAEKAERVFTTDPGMGVIRHADAGYEEAMDEADRSNVHVPLPDS, translated from the coding sequence ATGGACGAATCCTCCGGCAGGGAGAACCGGATCGGTGACCCGAGCGACCAGTGGCGAACGTATCAGGGCGCGCCGACCGGCACCGATATCGAGTGCGAGGGCTGGCGCCAGGAGGCGGCGTTGCGACTGCTGAACAACAACCTCGACCCAGAAGTCGCCGAGGACCCCGAGAACCTCGTCGTCTACGGCGGGACAGGCCGAGCGGCGCGGTCCTGGGACGCTTACGACGCCCTCCTCGAAGAATTCCGGAACCTCGCCGACGAGGAGACGTTACTCGTCCAATCGGGCAAGCCGGTCGGGAAGTTCACGACCCACGAGCGCGCGCCGCGGGTACTTATCGCGAACTCGAACCTCGTCGGCAACTGGGACAACTGGGACCACTTCCACGAACTGGAGGCCGAAGGGAAGATCATGTACGGGCAGATGACCGCCGGCTCGTGGGCCTACATCGGAACACAGGGCATCATCCAGGGGACCTACGAGACGCTGGCGACCGCGGGCCGCGAGCACTTCGACGGCACCCTCGAGGGAGCCATCGTCGCCACCGGGGGGCTCGGCGGCATGGGCGGGGCCCAGCCGCTGGCCGTGACAATGAACCATGGCGTCTGCATCGCCGCCGAAGTCGACGAGGACCGCATCGACCGACGGCTCGAGACCGGTTACGTCCAAGAGAAGACCGACGACCTCGACGAGGCTATCGAGGCAGCGTCGGCCGCCGCCGAGCGCGGGGAGGCTTACAGCGTCGGCGTTCACATGAATGCCGCAGACATGCTCGAGGGAATGCTTGAGCGCGGGTTCGTCCCCGATATCGTCACGGACCAGACATCGGCCCACGACGAACTCGAGGGGTACTACCCGGCCGGCTACACCGTCGACGAGGCCGACGAACTCCGCCAATCCGACCCCGACACCTACGTCAAGAAGAGCATGGACACGATGGCCCGCCACGTCGCAGCAATCCTCGAGATGCAGGACCGCGGCGCCATCGCGTTCGAATACGGCAACAACATCCGCGGCCAGGTCGAGGACCACCGCGGGTCGGTGACCACGTCGACGGGGACCGAACACGATCCGTTCGACTTCCCGGGATTCGTCCCGGAGTACATCCGGCCGCTGTTCTGCCAGGGGAAGGGCCCGTTCCGCTGGCTCGCGCTGTCGGGCGAGGAGGAGGACATCTACCGGACGGACGAGGCGGTCAAGGAACTGTTCCCGGAGAAGTCGGCGCTCCACCGCTGGATCGATCTCGCACAGGAGCGCGTCCAGTTCCAGGGCCTCCCCAGCCGCGTGTGCTGGCTCGGCTACGGGGCGAGCGAGACGCCGGTGGCGTCTCGAAACGGAGGCGGTGAAACCGCCGGCGACAAGGAGCGGCTGACCGAACGGGCCCGGTTCGCGCTCCGGATCAACGAACTCGTGCGGGAGGGGGAGATCGCGGGCCCGATCGTCGTGACGCGGGACCACCTCGACGCCGGCAGCGTCGCCAGCCCCAACCGGGAGACCGAGGCGATGAACGACGGCACCGACGCGGTCGCGGACTGGCCGATCCTGAACGCGCTGCTGAACACGGCCGCGGGCGCTGACATCGTCAGCGTCCACGACGGCGGCGGCGTCGGCATCGGCAACGCCATCCACGCCAATAACCACGTCGTCCTGGACGGCACTGATCTGGCTGCTGAGAAGGCCGAACGCGTGTTCACGACGGACCCGGGCATGGGCGTGATCCGCCACGCCGACGCCGGGTACGAGGAGGCGATGGACGAGGCCGACCGATCGAACGTTCACGTGCCCCTCCCCGACTCATGA
- a CDS encoding helix-turn-helix domain-containing protein produces MFPRQYEVLLAAWERGDYEIPREITMVELAESSDLDRQTVENHIRQTEQKLVDAIVEHLA; encoded by the coding sequence ATCTTTCCCCGACAGTACGAGGTACTGCTCGCGGCGTGGGAACGGGGGGACTACGAGATACCACGGGAGATTACGATGGTAGAGCTCGCGGAATCGTCCGACCTCGACCGACAAACCGTCGAGAACCACATTCGCCAGACGGAACAGAAACTCGTCGACGCCATCGTCGAACACCTTGCCTGA
- a CDS encoding MFS transporter, whose amino-acid sequence MSMPVLSARGSLPSGPVLKYYLYKATKSVEFYRPIMYLFLLAQGLNFTQIAILEAIYNLTTLLGEIPTGYIGDRVGRRNSLLIGTVLISVTLLGIGLANTFLSLAVLYVFWSGGYNFRSGSEDAWLYDTLTDELSEREFARVRGRGESAALGVGAGAAVVGGYLGSIDLSYPWFVAAAVTGVGSIVLLTLDDPETYKQSESDELSFRRTVEIVREALTQRNLRAFILYYYVLYAAVTYLVFVFLQPIFETVVVDLGVSPAQVESLLGWFYAAYNLVGAVLSYYTGLIKEHLGIRTWFLFLPFLIGAALVGMYFVPVLALPLFLVARGVSDVTRSFAGQYVNNRIETLGRATILSAMAMVSGLAVVPFQLGSGVLSDYVSPLFALGIGGGVLIVGSALILLWESPVNDQTVHSR is encoded by the coding sequence ATGAGTATGCCTGTCCTGTCTGCCAGAGGGAGCCTCCCAAGCGGTCCGGTACTGAAGTACTATCTGTACAAGGCGACGAAGTCGGTCGAGTTCTACCGGCCGATCATGTATCTCTTTTTGCTCGCCCAGGGGCTCAACTTCACGCAGATCGCGATCCTCGAGGCCATCTACAATCTCACGACGCTGCTCGGGGAGATTCCCACTGGCTACATCGGCGACCGCGTCGGTCGACGCAACAGCCTCCTGATCGGGACCGTCCTGATTTCGGTGACACTGCTTGGAATCGGACTCGCGAACACGTTTCTCTCGCTGGCCGTCCTCTACGTGTTCTGGTCGGGGGGTTACAACTTCAGATCCGGGAGCGAAGACGCGTGGTTGTACGATACGCTCACGGACGAACTCTCGGAGAGAGAGTTCGCCCGCGTTCGGGGGCGGGGAGAGTCGGCGGCCCTCGGCGTCGGTGCGGGTGCGGCTGTCGTCGGCGGCTATCTCGGGAGTATCGACCTCTCGTACCCGTGGTTCGTCGCCGCCGCAGTCACTGGTGTCGGGTCGATCGTGCTGCTGACCCTCGACGATCCGGAGACGTACAAGCAGTCGGAGAGTGACGAGTTGAGCTTCAGACGAACGGTCGAGATCGTCAGAGAGGCGCTGACACAGCGGAACCTTCGTGCGTTTATTCTGTACTACTATGTCCTGTACGCTGCGGTGACGTATCTGGTGTTCGTCTTCCTCCAGCCGATATTTGAGACCGTAGTCGTTGACCTCGGCGTCTCACCAGCACAGGTCGAATCATTACTCGGCTGGTTCTACGCGGCGTACAATCTTGTCGGCGCGGTGCTCAGTTACTACACCGGTTTAATAAAGGAGCATCTCGGTATCCGGACGTGGTTCCTGTTCCTCCCGTTCCTCATCGGCGCCGCGTTAGTGGGAATGTACTTCGTGCCAGTGCTCGCCCTCCCGCTCTTCCTCGTCGCCCGAGGGGTCTCGGACGTGACACGCTCGTTCGCCGGGCAGTACGTCAACAACCGGATCGAGACGCTCGGTCGGGCGACTATCTTGAGCGCGATGGCAATGGTGAGCGGGTTGGCAGTCGTCCCGTTCCAGCTCGGGAGCGGCGTGCTCTCGGACTACGTTTCCCCGCTGTTCGCGCTGGGGATCGGGGGCGGCGTCCTCATCGTCGGCTCGGCGCTGATCCTCCTGTGGGAGAGCCCGGTGAACGACCAGACGGTTCACAGTCGGTGA
- a CDS encoding carboxypeptidase M32, with the protein MTGGGPDAYEAFRTRVERLTNVSHASRLLDWDQQVMMPDGGTTARSSQLAALSGLEHDLLCDRELGQLLDDLEGADLDPVEAANVREIRRRHDRSVKVPASLVERTRQARSDAFDVWNAAKADDDFSAFADTLAELVELRREYADHLAPDRDPYRVLYEEFEPYLPYDRMVDVLDTLRAALPPLIDAIRDSDVTLSKRALSGTFDPSRQEAFVRELLTDLGYDWERGRLDTAAHPFQRGSQFDARIGTRFDESDLLDGVTSTVHEFGHALYVQNLPDEQYGMPTGEARDMSIHESQSRFWENHVARSRPFWERTLPLAREQFDSLAGVSADEMYRAANVVDPENVIRVEADELTYHLHIVVRFEIERALVRGELEAEEVPAVWNDKYEEYLGVRPKTDAEGCLQDVHWSNATFGYFPTYSLGSVAAAQFRSAFEADVGALPEVLSAEGFDPVADWLREHVHRHGKRYRTDDLIKTATGEPLTADHYVSTVEAKYTDLYDL; encoded by the coding sequence ATGACTGGCGGCGGGCCCGACGCGTACGAGGCGTTCCGAACCCGTGTGGAGCGGCTCACGAACGTCAGCCACGCCTCCCGGCTCCTCGACTGGGACCAGCAGGTGATGATGCCCGACGGCGGGACCACTGCGCGGTCCAGCCAGCTGGCTGCGCTGTCCGGCTTGGAGCACGACCTGCTGTGTGACCGAGAGCTCGGGCAGTTGCTGGACGACCTCGAGGGCGCCGACCTCGACCCCGTCGAGGCGGCGAACGTTCGGGAGATCCGCCGACGACACGACCGCTCCGTCAAGGTGCCGGCGTCGCTGGTCGAGCGCACCAGACAGGCCCGCAGCGACGCGTTCGACGTGTGGAACGCCGCGAAGGCCGACGACGACTTCTCCGCGTTCGCGGACACGCTGGCCGAACTCGTCGAGCTCCGGCGGGAGTACGCCGACCACCTCGCCCCCGACAGGGACCCCTACCGGGTACTGTACGAGGAGTTCGAACCGTACCTTCCCTACGACCGAATGGTCGACGTTCTCGACACCCTCCGTGCGGCGCTGCCGCCGCTGATCGACGCGATCCGCGACAGCGACGTTACGCTCTCGAAGCGGGCGCTCAGCGGCACGTTCGATCCGTCGAGACAGGAGGCGTTCGTCAGGGAGCTCCTCACCGATCTGGGCTACGACTGGGAGCGAGGCCGCCTCGACACGGCGGCCCACCCGTTTCAGCGCGGCTCGCAGTTCGACGCCCGAATCGGGACGCGGTTCGACGAAAGCGACCTACTGGACGGCGTCACCAGCACGGTCCACGAGTTTGGCCACGCGCTCTACGTCCAGAACCTCCCGGACGAGCAGTACGGGATGCCGACGGGCGAGGCTCGCGACATGTCGATCCACGAGTCACAGTCGCGCTTTTGGGAGAACCACGTCGCTCGCTCCCGGCCGTTCTGGGAGCGAACGCTCCCGCTGGCCCGGGAACAGTTCGACTCGCTGGCGGGCGTCTCGGCCGACGAGATGTACCGCGCGGCGAACGTCGTCGACCCGGAGAACGTCATCCGCGTGGAAGCCGACGAACTCACCTATCACCTCCATATCGTCGTCAGGTTCGAGATCGAACGGGCACTCGTCCGTGGCGAACTCGAGGCCGAGGAGGTGCCGGCGGTCTGGAACGACAAGTACGAGGAGTATCTCGGCGTGCGCCCGAAGACGGACGCCGAGGGCTGTCTACAGGACGTCCACTGGAGCAACGCCACGTTCGGGTACTTCCCCACCTACTCGCTGGGAAGCGTCGCCGCAGCCCAGTTTCGGTCGGCCTTCGAGGCTGACGTCGGCGCGCTCCCCGAGGTGCTTTCGGCCGAGGGGTTCGATCCCGTCGCGGACTGGCTTCGGGAACACGTCCACCGGCACGGCAAACGGTACCGGACCGACGACCTGATCAAGACGGCCACGGGAGAGCCACTCACGGCCGACCACTACGTGTCAACCGTCGAAGCGAAGTACACCGATCTGTACGATCTGTGA
- the hutG gene encoding formimidoylglutamase has product MTGFTDPEPWQRPSSDPNDEQFGDIVRSTTVEDADEYDAVLLGEPYDGAVVGRTGAREGPAAIRDALAATKTHHFEGGPIDCVGDMGNVDADWTDSVSDVQRAVESAVAPLHDADTLPVFLGGDNSVTVPNVAPLLSRDSVGVVSLDAHLDCRKIRDGPTSGTPYRQLFDRGLDSLAVLGARHFETSTRYHEYLREQGGEIHSAPAVGDGPEDAAATVLSKLAAVDTVYVSLDVDVLDAAAAPGVSAPTPGRLTSRELFAVLGRLAADDRVAGFEVVECAPPLDRDGRTVTAAARAIAQFLAGVDR; this is encoded by the coding sequence ATGACTGGATTCACCGACCCCGAGCCGTGGCAGAGGCCGTCGTCGGACCCCAACGACGAACAGTTCGGCGACATCGTGCGCTCGACCACCGTTGAGGATGCCGACGAGTACGACGCCGTCCTCCTCGGCGAGCCGTACGACGGAGCCGTCGTCGGTCGGACTGGGGCTCGCGAGGGGCCGGCAGCGATCCGCGACGCCCTCGCCGCGACGAAGACCCACCACTTCGAGGGGGGACCGATCGACTGTGTGGGTGACATGGGCAACGTGGACGCTGACTGGACGGACTCCGTGTCGGACGTACAGCGGGCGGTCGAGTCGGCGGTCGCGCCGCTGCACGACGCCGACACCCTTCCGGTGTTCCTCGGCGGCGACAACTCGGTGACGGTGCCCAACGTCGCACCCCTCCTGTCGAGAGATTCTGTCGGCGTCGTCAGTCTGGACGCCCACCTCGACTGCCGGAAGATCCGGGACGGGCCGACGAGCGGGACGCCGTACCGCCAGCTGTTCGACCGCGGCCTCGACTCGCTGGCCGTCCTCGGCGCCCGCCACTTCGAGACGAGCACGCGCTACCACGAGTACCTCCGCGAGCAGGGCGGAGAAATTCACTCAGCCCCGGCAGTCGGCGACGGTCCGGAGGATGCCGCGGCGACGGTGCTGTCGAAACTCGCCGCCGTCGACACCGTCTATGTCAGCCTCGACGTGGACGTGTTGGACGCCGCGGCGGCCCCTGGCGTGAGCGCGCCGACGCCCGGCAGGCTCACGTCACGGGAGCTGTTCGCCGTCCTCGGGCGACTCGCGGCCGACGACCGGGTCGCCGGGTTCGAGGTCGTCGAGTGTGCACCGCCGCTGGATCGCGACGGGCGGACGGTGACCGCAGCCGCTAGAGCGATCGCGCAGTTCCTCGCGGGGGTGGACCGATGA
- a CDS encoding cupin domain-containing protein yields the protein MAENEDADLLPTVESFADGVDVVDNVYDQPGIETLEGRMGLLLQGEEMQSHFIEMPQGMFTPEHAHETESIIMTLRGEWVLCADGDRRLMTAGDIFHFGSGVPTGYEVPPGFDEEALLLVFKGERSDGSRAGFVEYLTEEMNPHLEEQREQGTPFTFEDLAADHPAKEFAASLADE from the coding sequence ATGGCCGAGAACGAGGACGCCGACCTGCTCCCGACCGTCGAGTCGTTCGCCGATGGCGTCGACGTCGTCGACAACGTGTACGACCAGCCGGGCATCGAAACGCTGGAGGGGCGGATGGGGCTGCTCCTCCAGGGTGAGGAGATGCAGAGCCACTTCATCGAGATGCCTCAGGGGATGTTCACGCCCGAACACGCCCACGAGACGGAGTCCATCATCATGACGCTCCGCGGGGAGTGGGTGCTCTGTGCGGATGGAGACCGACGGCTCATGACGGCAGGCGACATCTTCCACTTCGGGTCCGGCGTCCCGACGGGGTACGAGGTTCCCCCAGGATTCGACGAGGAGGCGTTGCTGCTCGTCTTCAAGGGCGAACGCTCAGACGGCTCCAGGGCGGGGTTCGTGGAGTATCTGACCGAGGAGATGAACCCACACCTGGAAGAACAACGGGAACAGGGGACGCCGTTCACGTTCGAGGATCTGGCGGCTGATCATCCCGCAAAGGAGTTCGCGGCGTCGCTGGCGGACGAATGA